The Lycium barbarum isolate Lr01 chromosome 12, ASM1917538v2, whole genome shotgun sequence genome includes a region encoding these proteins:
- the LOC132622357 gene encoding ATPase family AAA domain-containing protein FIGL1 has product MAGKEESSKNMAPSSKISWRKEVDTNLKRVHSMLFGAEVALERKDFSSATVVGLGLIGFLDSRAHSDVDDAFIRPIRSEALSKFDSARRSLITQSDRHAFEQAGRDPGCIFTKGKDIDIEKIKQSKYFLALFPQHEGTAVGEEGNQLNRHANVGSRTLKTPAHTSPRDFSLTKNRSFANDSSPEVCPVERFPSKHSCTKHQIVDITDEQEERTCINGSKTRRLHRESSGSRDENISSPLCTEEAEVDASPNGFVTAKTKLEMDIRQRRGLSRSPSASISPQSDSTLMNKGSGFRSYGFPRRGIRGNFVPPIRGSSNNLGNVTSRNAGKGEDTLDDSTRKCLEMLVGPDGELPEKLRNIEPRLIEHISNEIMHRDPNVRWDDIAGLEHAKKCVTEMVIWPLLRPDIFKGCRSPGRGLLLFGPPGTGKTMIGKAIAGEAKATFFYISASSLTSKWIGEGEKLVRALFGVASCRQPAVIFVDEIDSLLSQRKSEGEHESSRRLKTQFLIEMEGFDTVSEQILLIGATNRPQELDEAARRRLTKRLYVPLPSSEARAWIVKSLLEKDGLFKLSDEDIVSICKLTEGYSGSDMKNLVKDASMGPLREALRNGTEITKLKKEDMRPVTLQDFESALQEVRPSVSLNELGAYEDWNKQFGSLAL; this is encoded by the exons ATGGCGGGAAAGGAGGAGAGTAGCAAAAATATGGCACCGAGTTCGAAAATATCATGGAGGAAAGAAGTGGACACAAATCTGAAGAGGGTCCATTCTATGCTATTTGGAGCAGAAGTAGCTCTCGAAAGGAAGGATTTCAGTTCGGCAACAGTAGTTGGATTAGGACTCATCGGCTTCCTCGATTCCCGTGCCCATTCAGATGTTGACGATGCCTTCATCCGTCCAATTCGTTCTGAAGCTCTGTCGAAATTCGATTCTGCTCGACGGTCCCTCATTACTCAATCCGATCG CCACGCATTTGAACAAGCAGGGAGAGATCCAGGCTGCATATTTACCAAAGGAAAAGATATTGATATTGAGAAGATTAAGCAGTCTAAGTACTTTCTTGCTCTTTTTCCGCAACATGAAGGCACAGCTGTAGGTGAAGAG GGAAATCAATTAAATAGGCATGCCAATGTGGGTAGCAGGACCTTGAAAACACCTGCACACACTAGTCCGAGAGATTTCTCCTTGACGAAGAATAGAAGCTTCGCAAATGATAGTAGCCCAGAGGTTTGCCCTGTTGAAAGGTTTCCCTCAAAGCATAGCTGCACAAAGCATCAAATTGTGGACATTACAGATGAACAGGAAGAAAGAACCTGCATTAATGGTTCCAAAACAAGACGGTTGCACCGGGAAAGCAGTGGCTCTAGAGACGAAAACATTTCATCTCCCTTGTGCACTGAAGAAGCTGAAGTTGATGCTTCTCCAAATGGATTTGTCACTGCTAAAACAAAACTG GAAATGGACATAAGACAGAGGCGAGGGTTGAGTAGATCACCAAGTGCTTCAATCTCCCCACAGAGCGATAGCACCTTGATGAATAAAGGCTCTGGATTCAGGTCCTACGGTTTTCCACGCCGTGGCATACGGGGCAATTTCGTTCCTCCTATCAGAGGTAGTAGCAATAACTTAGGCAATGTTACTTCACGCAATGCTGGGAAAGGAGAAGATACATTAGATGATTCAACAAGGAAATG TTTGGAAATGTTAGTTGGTCCTGATGGTGAGCTTCCTGAGAAATTGAGGAATATAGAGCCTCGACTTATTGAGCATATCAGCAATGAGATTATGCATCGGGATCCCAATGTGCGGTGGGATGACATTGCTGGCCTGGAACATGCTAAAAAATGTGTGACTGAGATGGTCATCTGGCCATTATTACGTCCAGACATATTCAAAGGCTGCCGATCTCCAGGGCGAGGTCTTCTTCTGTTTGGTCCACCA GGAACTGGCAAAACAATGATAGGGAAAGCTATTGCTGGCGAGGCAAAAGCAACCTTCTTTTACATATCTGCCAGCTCTTTGACAAGCAAGTGG ATTGGAGAGGGGGAGAAGTTGGTGAGGGCACTTTTTGGAGTTGCCAGTTGTCGTCAGCCAGCTGTTATTTTCGTTGATGAAATAGATTCTCTGTTGTCTCAG CGCAAGTCAGAAGGCGAACATGAATCTAGTAGGCGCCTGAAGACACAATTTCTGATCGAGATGGAAGGCTTTGACACTGTGAGCGAACAAATTCTTCTTATAG GTGCAACAAATAGGCCCCAGGAACTTGATGAGGCTGCAAGGAGACGGCTTACTAAAAGACTTTACGTTCCGCTTCCTTCCTCAG AAGCAAGAGCTTGGATTGTCAAGAGTCTATTGGAGAAGGATGGGTTGTTTAAGCTTTCGGATGAGGATATTGTCTCCATTTGCAAATTAACAGAAG GGTATTCTGGTTCTGACATGAAGAATTTAGTGAAGGATGCTTCCATGGGTCCACTAAGGGAAGCTCTTAGGAACGGTACTGAAATCACAAAGCTAAAGAAGGAGGATATGAGACCTGTAACTCTTCAG GACTTTGAGAGTGCGTTACAAGAGGTAAGGCCTTCCGTGTCTTTGAATGAACTTGGTGCATACGAAGACTGGAACAAACAGTTCGGAAGCTTAGCACTTTAA
- the LOC132622358 gene encoding LOW QUALITY PROTEIN: cytochrome P450 94B3 (The sequence of the model RefSeq protein was modified relative to this genomic sequence to represent the inferred CDS: inserted 1 base in 1 codon) gives MYIYVDSFHCXKKLKDMVTFFSIFTTYPFILPFLCLTVIPYLSYVIVGQSQQGRKGVTGPPTYPIIGCLIPFYKNRYRLLDWYTHLLSKSPTKTIVIDRLGARRTIVTANPHNVEYMLKTNFDNFPKGKPFNEILGDFLGNGIFNVDGEMWYKQRKMVSHEFTARSLRDYVVNALKEEVENKLLPMLDLMEAENRAFDLQDWLRRLGFDVVCKVSLGFDPCCLNDSLPFSPLLDAFERASQICAGRGAAPIFAIWKVKRWLNIGSERQLRLAIDQIHSSVANIIHERKIKIRGENQQETNKDLLSKLILASNFDEEEVRDMVISFIMAGRDTTSAAMTWLFYLLNLHPEVENELVSKELKFIEAETLTKHEILKEMKFLKACLCETMRLYPPVAWDSKHAISDDILPDGTHIKAGNRVTYFPYGMGRMENLWGKDRLEFKPGRWMQESEEDQGAEQVSNLYKFPVFQAGPRVCLGKELAFIQMKYVVASILKRFQIRPACSDPPVFLPLLTAHMAGGFKIFVHKPNTYR, from the exons atgtacatatacgtCGACAGTTTTCATT TTAAAAAATTGAAAGACATGGTCACCTTCTTCTCCATCTTCACCACATACCCCTTCATTCTTCCATTCCTTTGTCTAACTGTAATTCCGTATCTATCATATGTCATTGTTGGACAATCCCAGCAAGGCCGTAAAGGCGTTACCGGGCCCCCAACTTACCCCATCATAGGTTGCTTGATTCCTTTTTACAAGAACCGTTATCGTCTACTAGATTGGTACACTCATCTTCTCTCTAAGTCGCCAACAAAAACAATCGTGATAGACAGATTAGGAGCACGGAGGACCATAGTAACAGCTAATCCACACAACGTAGAGTACATGCTCAAAACCAACTTTGACAATTTTCCTAAAGGCAAGCCTTTCAATGAAATTCTAGGTGATTTTCTTGGAAATGGTATATTCAATGTGGATGGAGAAATGTGGTACAAACAGCGAAAAATGGTTAGCCATGAGTTCACCGCAAGGTCTTTGAGAGATTACGTTGTGAATGCGCTCAAAGAAGAAGTAGAGAACAAGTTGTTGCCTATGTTGGACTTAATGGAGGCTGAAAATAGAGCCTTTGACTTGCAAGACTGGTTAAGAAGACTTGGATTTGATGTGGTTTGCAAAGTTTCCTTGGGGTTTGATCCATGTTGCCTTAATGATTCTCTTCCATTTTCGCCTCTGCTAGATGCGTTTGAAAGGGCTTCACAGATATGTGCTGGTAGAGGAGCTGCTCCAATATTTGCCATATGGAAGGTAAAAAGATGGTTAAATATTGGATCTGAAAGACAGCTGAGACTTGCCATTGATCAAATCCATTCATCAGTCGCTAATATCATCCACGAGAGAAAGATTAAGATCAGAGGGGAAAACCAGCAAGAGACCAATAAAGATCTTCTTTCAAAATTGATATTGGCATCAAATTTTGATGAGGAGGAAGTCAGGGACATGGTGATAAGCTTCATTATGGCAGGAAGAGACACAACATCTGCAGCAATGACTTGGTTGTTTTATCTACTTAATCTCCATCCTGAAGTAGAAAATGAACTGGTTTCCAAGGAACTGAAGTTTATAGAAGCTGAAACGCTAACGAAACATGAGATATTGAAAGAGATGAAATTCTTGAAAGCTTGCCTCTGTGAGACAATGAGACTCTATCCACCAGTTGCATGGGATTCAAAACATGCAATTTCTGATGATATTTTGCCAGATGGTACTCATATCAAAGCTGGTAATAGAGTGACCTACTTCCCCTATGGAATGGGGAGGATGGAAAACTTGTGGGGAAAGGACAGGTTAGAGTTTAAACCAGGGAGATGGATGCAGGAATCAGAAGAAGATCAAGGAGCCGAGCAGGTATCAAACTTGTACAAGTTTCCTGTCTTCCAAGCAGGTCCAAGAGTTTGCCTTGGGAAAGAATTGGCCTTTATTCAAATGAAGTATGTTGTAGCTTCAATATTGAAGCGTTTCCAAATCAGACCAGCTTGTTCGGATCCTCCTGTGTTTTTGCCTCTCCTAACAGCTCATATGGCTGGTGGTTTTAAGATTTTTGTCCATAAGCCAAATACATATAGATGA
- the LOC132622359 gene encoding sulfite oxidase isoform X2 codes for MPGIKGPSDYSREPRRHPSLKINAKEPFNAEPTRSDLISSYVTPVDFFYKRNHGPIPVVDDIERYSISLRGLVENSKELFMKDIWKLPKYTVTATLQCAGNRRTAMSKSRTVRGVGWDISAIGNAVWGGAKLADVLKLVGIPYLTSITQSGGKHVEFVSIDKCKEEKGGPYKASIPLNQATNPEADVLLAYEMNGEPLNRDHGYPLRVVVPGVIGARSVKWLDSINIIAEECQGFFMQKDYKMFPPTVNWDNINWSTRRPQMDFPVQSAICSLEDVCVVKHGKITIKGYAVSGGGRGIERVDVSIDGGKSWVEATRYQRIGIPYIADDSGSDKWAWVFFEAEANIPQSAEIVAKAVDIAANVQPESIDSIWNLRGILNTSWHRVQVRVGQANL; via the exons ATGCCTGGAATTAAAGGACCCTCCGATTATTCGCGAGAACCCCGTCGCCATCCTTCCCTCAAAATTAATGCCAAG GAACCCTTTAATGCTGAGCCAACGCGTTCTGATCTGATTTCATCTTATGTCACTCCTGTTGATTTCTTTTACAAGAGGAACCATGGACCCATACCGGTTGTGGATGACATTGAGAG GTATTCCATTTCTCTACGTGGTCTTGTTGAAAATTCCAAGGAGCTGTTTATGAAGGATATTTG GAAGCTTCCAAAATATACGGTTACTGCCACTTTACAG TGTGCTGGTAACAGAAGAACTGCTATGAGCAAGAGTCGGACAGTGAGAGGAGTTGGTTGGGATATTTCTGCTATAGGAAACG CTGTTTGGGGTGGGGCGAAACTGGCAGATGTTCTAAAATTAGTTGGGATACCTTATTTGACAAGTATCACACAATCTGGAGGAAAGCATGTTGAATTTGTGAGCATTGACAAGTGTAAG GAGGAAAAAGGAGGCCCTTATAAGGCATCAATTCCATTGAATCAGGCTACAAACCCCGAAGCTGATGTTCTGCTGGCTTATGAGATGAATGGCGAG CCACTCAATAGGGATCATGGCTATCCGCTGCGTGTGGTTGTCCCAGGTGTGATAGGTGCCCGGTCAGTTAAGTGGCTTGATTCCATCAATATCATTGCCGAAGAATGTCAG GGATTCTTTATGCAAAAAGACTACAAGATGTTTCCACCAACAGTGAACTGGGATAACATCAACTGGTCTACTAGGAGACCGCAGATGGACTTCCCTGTTCAG AGTGCAATATGTTCCCTGGAGGATGTGTGTGTTGTAAAGCATGGAAAG ATAACCATCAAGGGGTACGCAGTATCAGGAGGCGGGCGTGGCATAGAAAGGGTAGACGTGTCTATTGATGGTGGTAAAAGTTGGGTGGAAGCCACCAGATACCAGAGAATTGGCATTCCATATATTGCTGATGATTCAGGTAGTGACAAATGGGCGTGGGTCTTTTTTGAAGCTGAGGCAAATATCCCCCAGAGTGCGGAAATAGTTGCTAAAGCG GTGGATATAGCTGCAAATGTCCAACCTGAAAGTATAGATTCTATTTGGAATCTGAGAGGAATCCTGAACACCTCATGGCATCGGGTTCAAGTCCGAGTTGGACAAGCAAATCTTTAG
- the LOC132622359 gene encoding sulfite oxidase isoform X1: MPGIKGPSDYSREPRRHPSLKINAKEPFNAEPTRSDLISSYVTPVDFFYKRNHGPIPVVDDIERYSISLRGLVENSKELFMKDIWKLPKYTVTATLQCAGNRRTAMSKSRTVRGVGWDISAIGNENLRNRLDRMEKSQIAVWGGAKLADVLKLVGIPYLTSITQSGGKHVEFVSIDKCKEEKGGPYKASIPLNQATNPEADVLLAYEMNGEPLNRDHGYPLRVVVPGVIGARSVKWLDSINIIAEECQGFFMQKDYKMFPPTVNWDNINWSTRRPQMDFPVQSAICSLEDVCVVKHGKITIKGYAVSGGGRGIERVDVSIDGGKSWVEATRYQRIGIPYIADDSGSDKWAWVFFEAEANIPQSAEIVAKAVDIAANVQPESIDSIWNLRGILNTSWHRVQVRVGQANL; this comes from the exons ATGCCTGGAATTAAAGGACCCTCCGATTATTCGCGAGAACCCCGTCGCCATCCTTCCCTCAAAATTAATGCCAAG GAACCCTTTAATGCTGAGCCAACGCGTTCTGATCTGATTTCATCTTATGTCACTCCTGTTGATTTCTTTTACAAGAGGAACCATGGACCCATACCGGTTGTGGATGACATTGAGAG GTATTCCATTTCTCTACGTGGTCTTGTTGAAAATTCCAAGGAGCTGTTTATGAAGGATATTTG GAAGCTTCCAAAATATACGGTTACTGCCACTTTACAG TGTGCTGGTAACAGAAGAACTGCTATGAGCAAGAGTCGGACAGTGAGAGGAGTTGGTTGGGATATTTCTGCTATAGGAAACG AAAACTTGAGAAATAGATTAGATCGGATGGAGAAGTCGCAAATAG CTGTTTGGGGTGGGGCGAAACTGGCAGATGTTCTAAAATTAGTTGGGATACCTTATTTGACAAGTATCACACAATCTGGAGGAAAGCATGTTGAATTTGTGAGCATTGACAAGTGTAAG GAGGAAAAAGGAGGCCCTTATAAGGCATCAATTCCATTGAATCAGGCTACAAACCCCGAAGCTGATGTTCTGCTGGCTTATGAGATGAATGGCGAG CCACTCAATAGGGATCATGGCTATCCGCTGCGTGTGGTTGTCCCAGGTGTGATAGGTGCCCGGTCAGTTAAGTGGCTTGATTCCATCAATATCATTGCCGAAGAATGTCAG GGATTCTTTATGCAAAAAGACTACAAGATGTTTCCACCAACAGTGAACTGGGATAACATCAACTGGTCTACTAGGAGACCGCAGATGGACTTCCCTGTTCAG AGTGCAATATGTTCCCTGGAGGATGTGTGTGTTGTAAAGCATGGAAAG ATAACCATCAAGGGGTACGCAGTATCAGGAGGCGGGCGTGGCATAGAAAGGGTAGACGTGTCTATTGATGGTGGTAAAAGTTGGGTGGAAGCCACCAGATACCAGAGAATTGGCATTCCATATATTGCTGATGATTCAGGTAGTGACAAATGGGCGTGGGTCTTTTTTGAAGCTGAGGCAAATATCCCCCAGAGTGCGGAAATAGTTGCTAAAGCG GTGGATATAGCTGCAAATGTCCAACCTGAAAGTATAGATTCTATTTGGAATCTGAGAGGAATCCTGAACACCTCATGGCATCGGGTTCAAGTCCGAGTTGGACAAGCAAATCTTTAG
- the LOC132621354 gene encoding pentatricopeptide repeat-containing protein At5g56310-like has protein sequence MNMFKLRGLHYRHLSTITYTRHSPPHLSLLADQCTSIHQLKQIHAQMITTARIHDNFAASRLLSFCALSKSGSLSYALRLFDSINEPNSFMWNTLIRAQAGNSNPQQALFLYVKMRRLCVTPGKHTFPFVLKACSNVMCVYVSRQVHCHAIRFGLDSDLHVGNGLIRVYTVCRVLEDARKVFDEIPERNLSIWTTMICGFAQNDRYSDAIWLFERMVGDGMAPNGATLASVLSACAQSGSLQLGEQIRVYMEENGIELGVILGTALVNMYAKNGAIVEAEKCFSGMRERNIATWNAMICGLAAHGHAKEAINFFKKLEQEKVKPNDITLVGVLSACCHAGLFDYGEEIFHSMEELYGIEPKIEHYGCMVDILGRNGKLIEAEEIIRGMIWKADVVIWGSLLNACQSHGDIDIAERVVKEILLLNPNSHGVYVVLSNMYAEAGRWEDVVKLRKQMKQGSLKKTPGWSLVNAT, from the coding sequence ATGAACATGTTCAAGCTCCGGGGTCTCCATTACAGGCACCTCTCTACTATCACCTATACTCGTCATTCTCCTCCACACCTTTCTCTCCTAGCCGACCAATGCACTTCAATTCACCAACTCAAACAAATCCATGCCCAAATGATCACCACAGCCCGTATCCACGACAATTTTGCCGCCAGTCGCTTACTATCCTTCTGTGCTCTCTCAAAATCAGGCAGTCTTTCTTATGCCTTAAGACTTTTCGACAGTATCAATGAACCCAATTCATTCATGTGGAACACTCTCATTAGAGCTCAAGCTGGTAACTCAAATCCCCAACAAGCTTTGTTTCTTTATGTAAAGATGCGAAGGCTTTGTGTTACTCCTGGTAAACATACATTCCCTTTTGTACTTAAAGCTTGTTCGAATGTAATGTGTGTTTATGTTAGTAGACAAGTGCATTGTCATGCTATTAGATTTGGGTTGGATTCAGATTTGCATGTTGGTAATGGTTTGATCAGGGTGTATACTGTTTGTCGTGTGTTAGAGGATGCACGAAAGGTGTTTGATGAAATCCCTGAGAGAAATTTGAGTATTTGGACGACGATGATTTGTGGGTTTGCTCAGAATGATAGATATAGTGACGCTATTTGGTTGTTTGAGCGTATGGTTGGGGATGGAATGGCGCCCAATGGAGCTACATTGGCTTCGGTGTTGTCAGCTTGTGCCCAGTCGGGTAGTTTGCAGTTAGGAGAACAGATTCGCGTATATATGGAAGAAAACGGGATAGAATTAGGAGTGATTCTTGGCACGGCGTTGGTGAACATGTATGCAAAGAACGGTGCTATAGTCGAAGCAGAGAAGTGTTTTAGTGGTATGAGAGAAAGGAACATCGCGACTTGGAACGCGATGATTTGTGGGTTAGCTGCTCATGGACATGCAAAAGAAGCAATTAACTTCTTTAAGAAGCTAGAACAAGAAAAAGTGAAGCCAAATGACATTACATTGGTTGGGGTTCTATCAGCATGCTGCCATGCTGGATTGTTTGATTATGGGGAAGAAATATTTCACTCCATGGAAGAGTTGTACGGTATAGAGCCTAAGATTGAGCATTATGGATGCATGGTTGACATTCTTGGGCGTAATGGGAAACTGATAGAAGCTGAGGAGATCATAAGAGGAATGATTTGGAAGGCTGACGTGGTTATCTGGGGATCTTTATTAAATGCATGTCAGAGCCATGGAGACATAGATATTGCAGAACGAGTTGTGAAAGAAATTCTGCTTTTGAATCCAAATAGTCATGGAGTTTATGTTGTCTTATCTAATATGTATGCAGAGGCTGGAAGATGGGAGGATGTGGTAAAATTAAGGAAGCAGATGAAGCAAGGAAGCTTAAAGAAAACGCCTGGTTGGAGCCTTGTCAATGCTACATGA
- the LOC132621355 gene encoding B2 protein-like, translating to MENMNSYWQFGDELRGQSKVSEDHKWSTAALKLAEQMNYKGERRNNLDLSKSSAEIRPRGNPMFQEDNKWESLNFNMLNLDNKMTENMSKNRIMDSMYNANPVYLKPNFNSLGNTSLSKFNASNYTKEHGKNNNNNTESTNGNNSVDKRFKTLPAAETLPKNEVLGGYIFVCNNDTHQEDLKRLLFGLPPRYRDSVRAITPGLPLFLYNYTTHQLHGIFEASSFGASNIDPTAWEDKKCKGESRFPAQVRIRVRKVCKPLEEDAFRPVLHHYDGPKFRLELSVPETLDLMDLCEKAGV from the exons ATGGAGAATATGAACAGCTACTGGCAATTTGGAGATGAGCTTCGAGGACAATCAAAAGTCTCAGAGGATCATAAATGGTCAACAGCTGCTCTAAAATTGGCTGAGCAGATGAACTACAAGGGTGAACGGAGGAATAACCTTGACCTTTCAAAGAGCTCGGCTGAAATTAGGCCCAGGGGTAATCCTATGTTTCAGGAAGATAACAAGTGGGAAAGCCTTAACTTCAACATGTTAAATTTGGATAACAAGATGACTGAAAATATGAGCAAGAATCGCATTATGGATAGCATGTACAATGCAAATCCAGTTTATCTTAAACCCAATTTTAACAGCTTGGggaatacatctttaagcaagtTCAACGCTAGCAACTATACCAAGGAACATGGcaagaataacaataacaacactgaGAGCACCAACGGAAATAACTCTGTTGACAAAAGGTTTAAGACTCTGCCTGCCGCTGAGACACTGCCGAAGAATGAGGTTCTTGGTGGATATATATTTGTTTGTAACAATGACACACATCAGGAAGACTTAAAGCGCCTGTTGTTCG GCCTTCCTCCTAGATACAGAGATTCCGTGAGGGCAATAACACCAGGGTTACCATTGTTCCTATATAATTACACTACTCACCAGTTGCATGGTATCTTCGAG GCATCGAGTTTTGGAGCTTCCAACATTGATCCAACTGCGTGGGAGGATAAAAAGTGCAAAGGAGAGTCAAGGTTCCCTGCTCAG GTGAGGATCCGTGTCCGGAAAGTCTGTAAGCCGTTGGAGGAAGATGCTTTTAGACCAGTTTTACatcattatgatggccccaagTTCCGCCTGGAGCTCTCTGTGCCTGAG ACTTTGGACTTAATGGATCTCTGTGAAAAAGCTGGTGTTTAG